CCCGTTTCCCGACGACCAGGTGCGTAAACTCATCGTCAGCCACCCGAAGGCGGAAATCGTCTGGGCGCAGGAGGAACCGGCGAACGCCGGCGCGTTGCAGCACTTCCTGACGCACGTCGGCGACGGCTTCACCGACCGCCGTGCGATCGTACGCGTCTCGCGTCCGGCGTCGGCGGCGCCGGCGACGGGCCACGCGAAACGCCACCTCGACGAGCAGCGCCAGATCGTCGATGAGGCGCTGGCGGGCACGCCGGCAAGCGGTCGCAAGGCGAAAGCGGCAGGATAAGGCGCGTGCGAGCGTCGCCGTCGGCGTTCGTTTTCGAACAGAATTTCGGTGAAAATTCGCGCCCTTAACGCGCAGACGTGCAAATCGGAACTTTGACTTGCGATTTGCACGCCCCGGCGGCATCATGGCGCCATGATCGTTCGGGACATCGCGGAAGAGTTGCGACAGTCGGCCGCGGAGTATCCGGTCGTTACGATTCTTGGGCCGCGCCAGTCCGGCAAGACGACCCTCGCCCGAATGACGTTTCCGAAAAAGCGCTATTATTCTCTCGAGGATCCCGACGTCCGTATGGCGGCCGAAGCCGATCCGCGCGGATTCCTTGGGCAGATGGACGAGGGCGGCATCCTGGACGAGGTGCAACGCGTTCCCGCCCTGCTGTCCTACCTCCAGGGTATCGTCGACCGCTCCAAAAAGCGCGGGCGATTCGTTCTGACCGGCAGCCATCAACCGGGGCTGCACGAGGCCATCAGCCAGTCTCTCGCGGGCCGAACGGCCATGTTGACGTTATGGCCATTTTCGCTGCGGGAGCTACGACATTATGATCCGGCGTCCGATCCGTTCGATTTGATTCATCGCGGATTTTTCCCGCGGCTGCACGAAGAGAAATTGGAACCGCGCCGGTTTTTCAACGGCTACTTGCAAACCTATGTCGAGCGGGACGTGCGCGCCATGATCCAGTTGCGCGATCTTTCGCAATTTCAGAAGTTCCTCACCCTGCTCGCCGGTCGGATCGGGCAGGTGGTCAACCTGGCCTCGCTCGGCAACGACGTCGGCGTATCCGGCGCGACGATCCGAAACTGGCTTTCCGTTCTTCTGGCGTCGTATGTGGTCTTTGAGTTGCCGCCCTACTTTGCAAACGTTCAGAAACGCGTGATCAAGTCGCCGAAGATTTACTTTACCGAAGTTGGTCTCGCCGCGTTTTTGCTTGGCATTCACACATCGGAACAGGCGTCGCGCGACCCCTTGCGCGGAAATCTGTACGAGAATCTCGTCATCGCGGACATCGTGAAAAGCGCGCTGAACAAGGGAATCCGGCCGGAGGTCTATTTCTTCCGCGACTCCCGCGGCAACGAGGTCGATCTCATCGTCAGAGAAAATCGCCGGCTGACACCGGTGGAGATCAAATCGGCCGCCACTTTTTCAAGGGATTTCGTCAAGGGGCTTGATTGGTTCGGAGCCCTTGGCGTCAAGCGCGCCCGATCCGGCGTGGTCCTTTACAACGGTGAGCCGTCGTTCGATATCCAAAGCGTTCGTGTGTTCAACCCGCTGATGGTCGATGACATCTGGGAAACGCTGACGGCGTCGTCCGAAATCGGAACGCACTGATTTGCGGGCCGGACCGCCTGGCGTCG
This genomic stretch from bacterium harbors:
- a CDS encoding ATP-binding protein: MIVRDIAEELRQSAAEYPVVTILGPRQSGKTTLARMTFPKKRYYSLEDPDVRMAAEADPRGFLGQMDEGGILDEVQRVPALLSYLQGIVDRSKKRGRFVLTGSHQPGLHEAISQSLAGRTAMLTLWPFSLRELRHYDPASDPFDLIHRGFFPRLHEEKLEPRRFFNGYLQTYVERDVRAMIQLRDLSQFQKFLTLLAGRIGQVVNLASLGNDVGVSGATIRNWLSVLLASYVVFELPPYFANVQKRVIKSPKIYFTEVGLAAFLLGIHTSEQASRDPLRGNLYENLVIADIVKSALNKGIRPEVYFFRDSRGNEVDLIVRENRRLTPVEIKSAATFSRDFVKGLDWFGALGVKRARSGVVLYNGEPSFDIQSVRVFNPLMVDDIWETLTASSEIGTH